The following DNA comes from Serinus canaria isolate serCan28SL12 chromosome 1A, serCan2020, whole genome shotgun sequence.
TCTTCTATGAATAAATGACTCCTTGTCATAAATTGGATTGAGAAAGAAACAGTAGAGATTTGATAAAACTGGAACAAAGCTTAGTAAATTAACATGTCATGGAGTTTTGGTTGTATGTTGATGTgcagccaaaatatttttaatgattacTGTTTTGAAAACACCATGCTCTTTAAACAAAACTTCTGTATAATATATGTATTTGCatgttaggggttttttttcagaagttccAGTTCAGCCGCTCAGTTATAGCTCTGTTGTAGTTTATTGCAGGTCTTTTGTTTATCTGGGagttttaaagtgtttttcttttcctcccgCTTTTCATGGGGAAGATAGAGAACTTAGATGGGTTAATGAGCTCTTCCTGAACTCAGCATAACATATTAATGTTCTCCAAAATATAAGCAGTGCATTTTAGTGCAAGTGTAGAACATAACTGTTTGAGATAATTTCtaagttatttttaatcttgCACTTCATTTCTCTAATTGAACAGTTGTACTTCAAAAGACTAAAACTAAAAGTAGACTGTAAGGGCTGTGGTAACCTCAAACACTAGCAAAGTGATGGATAGGTATATACCAGGTTTTAAACCCACTTTTCCTTTCTAGTCATCTTCATGTTTAAGTTTATTATGATCTTTTTATTAAAGGTTCAGCTGTTGGAATTTATTTCTGGTGTAATGAATGCACAAGAAAATAATGGTTCTGTTCTTTCTACTCCTACACAAATCAACAGACAGGGCCGGGAGCATGTGAaggtaaaaattatttttgtctcttgTAATGGTCTGTATCTATTGAAAAGATGAAATAtaacattgttttattttcccatgATTGCTATTCAAATGTGGCtgcattgaaaaaaaccaacctgcaTATCCAAACTCTGTATCACTTGAGTATATTATAGGTGTGTATGGGGCTATGTGCTGAAATTTATGTTCTGGAGGGCAGTCCAGCATGACAGGCACTTGATGTAGAACAAATTTTTCTACAAATACACCATCACTCCAACATTGTTTTGACTGCCCATTAAATAACTGAAGTACTCTCCTTCGATTTCATTTTATTAGCTTGTAGTCCCTTACATATGGAAGAAATCTGAACAGCCACTGTAGTGGTAGCTggagcaaagcaaacaaaatttgGCTGTTCCAATAGAGGACTTGAGGACTCTTTCCCTTTACCCTTTCAACCACCAAAATAAGAATCTCTGGGTACTTTCTAGCATTAGCATTAGAAACTTTCTAGCATTCTAGCAGTGTTTGAAATGCTGGAGCTTTAGTCATTTCCAAACTTGCTTTCCTCATAATAAATAGCAATTTCAAAGCAATCTTTGGGTataactcaaaatatttttggacaaggaaatattttctgaaatgaggTTCTCCTATAAACAGCACTTCTACCACTAACACAGTGGATTTCTTCCTGCTTTGACTTgtgcaagaaaaatattctttgctcttttttcctcctctgaggACTGTCTTTGCAGAATGTCACACGGACATGTGGttttgtaaatatatattttgttgtATATGTACTGTGGTTGAGAAGATATTCCATAGCAGGTATACATTTTCTTGTTATATGTTCTTCTTTTAATGGCctctttttttgattttttttttctttgcttgcaaAAGAACTGCAAATTCTTCTGTTCTGGGGCTGTTGTTCTCACAGGGTCTCAAACAGTACTGCAATGTTATATATTGGTTATGTGGGTGAGGCTGGATCACAATTTATGTCCAAACTCAATCAGTGGAGTTTCTTTGGTTGAAATTCCCTagaagccaaaataaaaaattactgaatctgtggcagagctggcaaGTAGCTTAAAATCTTGGTATTTTTGAAGTTAATGACAAATTCTTGCATGGTTTCATGGTGCTAGTATTTGCTTTGAGGTAGAAAAGGGATCTCTGTGGGGAGGTTTCTAAACAGAAGTTTATAACCAATTTTAATAACCCTCTAACACCTTGTGACCATTCAATTACCTTGTATGCAATTCTAACTTACCATGTTTGATTTCATCAAGACTTTCAGAATCCTCATGCATAAAGTAGCATTTTGAAATTATGCAAGGTGAATTCTTACTCTTCCAAAAACTACATCAGTACGTGTCtaattaactttaaaataaaatgaaacattgtttacagcagcaggaggacCAATTTGTGTGATGTTTTCTCATGCAGGTGACAATCATGGCAAAGAAGTCTGTCTGTTCATACTTAAGCCTTTTGGTGAATTCTAAGGACGATCTGGCATTGGCTCATATTCTAAATGTTCCTGACAGAGGACTTGGTAGAGAAGCCTTCACTAACCTGAAACATGCCTCACAGGAGAGAAACATGTCCATTTTTCTGGTATGTGTGTCAAATTACTCTTCCTGGAAGTCAGGACTAATAAATTAGATCTCTAAACAGAGAATGTGGCTTTAATCTAATAGGCAACACTGATGTTTGCAAGCTGAGTCAAGTGCCACCATAAACAGGATTTTAAAGCCAAAGAGACAATAGATTCTGTGGGGAGAAATGGTTTCTTGTTTGGCCCTGGGATCCTCGAGGTGGAcagaaaaaatagtttctgtGTGTATCTCAAGAGTTCTAAAATGGGATCTTGCAGTAGTTGTCAGCACAGAACCATCTCAAAAATAGTTGAAACAAGATAAATAAGAATTCTTTCTCCAAAGAACCACTGTAGTCTTATACTCAAAATAGTCATTAAATTTTGCAGTGTGACCTCAGTACAGACAACAGCAGTCTGAGTTAAAGACAGTATGGGTATGTAGTCACTGAAGCAGCTGCATTCTCAAACTTTTATGGTTGAATGGATATGGAAAAGTTGTGAAATCTCACTTgcagttttaattattttagctCCTGATGCTCTGTTAACATTGCATATAAAACTGTATATGTTTGGACTGGATTTACCAGGTCTTCTTCACAGTTGCCAGAGAGGAAACTTCTTTACTGTGTAAAGAAGTCATCTTTTCTGGCATATGTGTCTTGTAGAAATCCTGAAAATGAGAGTATTTTCTATTGGGAAGGCAAAGTCCTATGAACTGTGTACTCGATCCATAGGAAATCTTTAACACAATGACAGGAATACTGGCAGGTTTACATTCTGTGCAAGAGTAAttccagtttttttctttccagccctAAAAGCTTTATGATTTAGCTCTGtactctgaaattaaaatttatgtgTAGAATTAACATTACTGCATCTGTGTCAAGTGCATTGGATTGTTATCGTTACTTTCACCTTCCTGGACAACTGCCAGGGGTTTTGTTCTTACTGTTGCCTTAAAATTTTGGGGGTTGTACTCTGAGGTATGTCTTTGGCACATCTTTGATTTactgcatataaaaatatatggaCACTTTCAGAATGACAGAAGTGTTAACTGTCATTATTTTTGATAAGACTTGAATATACATTATTTGCATCTCTGAAAATTGTTATAAACTGAAGTCAATGTTTACATGCTAATGTTAAAATTGTCCTTGGGTCATAGAGAGCCCTTTGAATATAAGAGCAGTTTTTGTGAGGCCAGCAGGAGCATTTGAACagccacaacaaaaaaaaagctttgtttgaTTTAATAAGCTTTTGGTCCTAAGCTTTGAAAGGCTAATGTAAACATCAAAGTAGTTTGGGTTATTTTTACTTTggcttgtgttttttttttaatactattaTTCTATTTAGTTATTGATCTTGCAAATATTGAGATGTACAGAGCTTGCAATTAGGAGCTGTTGTTTGATTTCAGGGAAGCTATTTCTGCTATCAACCAGCTTTTACACAATTTGCAGACCTGTAGGAAAGGCTCATTTCAATGTATGTACAGTCCATGGCTGTCTATAGTTTGATATTTCTGGCTATTTCTCCTAATAGATGGCAACATCTTTTATCCGGACCATAGAACTTGGAGGAAGAGACTCTGCATCTTCTTTGTATGGTCCTTTAAGAGCCCATGTAAAAGGGCTTTCCAACTTTGTTAATTTCATTGACAAGCTGCAGGAAATTGTTGGTGAAATCTTAAATACAAGGTAATAAATTTTTGCCTGGGTGAGCCCTTCCTTTTCTTGTGCTtgaataaaaagaacaaaagcaaatcAAATAATGTACTTATTAAAGAATCCagagtaaatttttaaaaattaaaccttatttgaaaatgtaaatgaaaaaaaatgggggtAAGCTTATGaatttttgagggttttttttttgtattgaaTTTTTACCAAATCTTTGTATGTATGGTGGTTTGGTTACTTCCCTAGCTGTAAATGAAGTTACAAAGATTTCCAGCTTGTGAGTCTGGTAAGTACATAAACTGATATGTGCTTTACTTCTTGCTACTTAATTCCTTCCTTTTGGCCATTTCATTCTGTTTGCCCTTATGTAAAGGAGTCTTTATTGCTGCTAACAAACGACAGTGTTGGTTATttagccttttctttctttcattttagcTATATAAATGAAGCATAAGAATTATTTCTTAGGGAGTCTCTGGTGGAGTTGCTGATTTTGATTGTGTTTGAAGAACTGAAGTTAGTCTTTTGGGCAGGCTTATAAATTTGTGATTAATTAGAGAAGTGTAAATGTTACACAGGGGTTTGAATTGGTAAGTACTGGCATTGTTACAGAGAGAAGAGCTATTTTCTTAAGTttcatagaaaataattttgtcatttaTAATCAGTAATTTTTCCATACAAAACTTTGGCAAATCAGCTATAATGGTTCTGTCCTTGATACTGaggagtctttttttttttttaagtttgaaTTACATCTAATCCTCacagtggaaaacaaaatgttatAAGTAAGCATTATTTAAGTTAATGTTCAGTTTCCATTGAAGCTGGAAGTGGGAAGTATTTCTGAAgttgttttgcagttttgtcttacttttttgttctgctttttattctttcatttcaaCATCCTGGATGCCAGGGACATACTGTCTGTGCTGGTGATTAAAGAAAACTATTTGCTCAACATATAGTAtattctatttttcctttggttaAAACATATCTGGCACTGTATATTgataaaaaatgagaaatggaaaaatatatatgcatGAACTTTTTAGGATGAAAAGACTATCAAGTGAATACAGTTCAGAAAAGTGTAGCATAAAATGCTGTATCTTATTAATTACTCCTCTGTTTAAAAGAGAATGTTTAAATGTGAGAAAAATTGGAGTAGGATAGTTGCTGGGAGTTATCAGCTTCTCACTGCGTGAATTCTCTAGAGcttggaaatgctttttaaCATTCAGATATTTATTGTGTagctttccctgcagcacctgctgtgcCATTTATTGTGGGGTATAAATCTTGTTAGTGTCAGATTCTGTGCATTAAATTGGCTGTATGAATGTAAGTATTGCTGTTGGTCTTGCTGACCAGGAGTGgaaggtggctgtgctgtgttgttTATAGCACCTCTTGAGCTACACATGGCCTTTATAACCTCACAttgtaaaatatgtttttcatcTGTGTATCTATAGATGTGTTCAAGTATTTGGTATGTCACATGGATGAGaactgtctgtgtgtcctgcctgTCATGTACCAGTTTTTGGGAGTTCCAGAGGATGCAGTTCTGTGCAAAAAATTTTCTCTACTTCTGTTGCTGCTGCAAGTAAAGACCAGATTaggggaaaaggcagcaatGCAGCACAATCCTGAGTTACTTAATCTATAGAAGCCTGCTGAGAAATCCAAGAGCAAACTAGACAACCTGTCTGTAGCATTGCTCTTTCCCTGATGCAGAGATTAGCCAACCTGCATTAAGCAGGTTTCTGTATTGGCTACGCCACAAGAaaaatgttgtgtttttttattaaatgattAGAAATCcgttattttgttttaattttgtttccagaGTGGACATCTAATGAAACTTGTAATTGCCCAAAATACAAAGTAACCAAATAAATGGTGGGTCACTGTGGGATGCATGTTGAAAAGAGGATTTCTTCATCTGCCTGACTCCTTTTCTTTGGGAATCTAGAAACCAATTTGAAGGGCTTGGATTGTGGTGGGAAGTGTTtaagaatattttgaatttagGAGATGTTGTGCAACCAAGTATCTGCTAATCTGCAGAGAGtaacaaaaatgtatttctcatCTCCCCATCATTCAGCTAAGAAAGTGAACGGTAGATGGAATGAACAAAGGGAAATCTGTCAAACAGAGTGGAAGTTTAATGAAACTATGATGGTTTGGTTCAAATATGGCACTCCTGATAGCAGGAGAAAtggaaagacaaaatgaaatttgGTAGTTTCAAGGTGTAGTCACTGAAGACAATATTCCTACAAATCTCTAGCATGTGGGAACTGTTTGCCTCTCTTCATTCTCTAGAGGTCTAATATTAGAAGACATCACTAATCTTTCAAGAATCAATAGCATGAATATTCGTTAGCATTTGGGAGTGCTGTAAAACTTGTAATGCTAAAACTATTTATAGATTTTTCCATATAAGACTTGGACAATGTTAATACAGTAAATGGAGAACTTGGATATTCTACTTTTTTACACCTACTTCTTGACAAGGAGCATATCAATGTTGTATTTGTCAGCAAAGTGGATGATTATTATACACCTAAAGATCTGAAAATTCTTTCCTGCTGGTATAAATGAAAAGCTGCACTTTCAATCCATTATTCTGGAAACCCTTTTCTTTTAGACCAGAAGAACTCCTGAAATTACTTTTCCCaagtttgtttaaaaagtgTGACTTAAAATTGGAGGACAGGCGCTTATTTGTCACGTTGGTTACTGTGCTTGATGGTTAGTACAGGGGAATGTGTGTACATATACATACACGTTAAAAATCCTCGCTAATTTTGTGGAGTAGCAAAGTTGGGAGGTTGGCAGCATGTTTTCCCCTCAGCTGGGCGCTGCCCTCGGCGCAGGCAGCGGCCGCTGGGTGTCACCATCGCCCAGCGCACACCGGAGCCGGGTCGCCCTCACCGTGTCCCGCTCGCTCAGGAGCGGCTCCGTATCGCGGGCCCCTGCAGCCTCCGCAGCCTGCTGGAGCTTTACACAGCTCGCCTCCTCCGTGTGGATTTGTGCTCTCTGCTTCCCCTCGACAgggaaaatgctgtttcttATATGCTTCCTTTGGGAAGGTGATTGCATCTCGAGGCGCAGTAGAGAAAGCACATTGGACTCTATCTAGGCTTGTGCTGGATGTTTGAGTTAATTGGAGTGTGTTCACACAGCCCTGGAGGTTTGTGGTCTAAAATTGCTGGAAAGTTGTGCAAACACATGCAAAACATTGTATATAGGATTGCTTAAACTTAGGATTATAGAATaattcaggttggaaggaacaTCAGAAAGTTTTTGATCCAACATCCCTCTCAAAGCAGGGTCAATTATGGAGTCAGCTCAGGTTAATCAGGGCTTTATCCAGACAAGTTTTGTACAGTCTCTATCCTTGGAGGTTTTTAATCTCCCTCTTGGCAGCCTATTCCAACTGCTTTTGTCCTTATGGTGAgaagttgtggggttttttccttatattGAGTTGGGACCTCTCTTGTTTCAGTTTATGCCTATTGTCTTTTTTCATTGTCTGTCAACATGAGTCTGGTTCCATCTTCTTGCTTGCCACCCCGTAGGTATTGGAAAGCTGTTAGTAAATcccctgaagccttctcttctgcagccTGAACAAGCTGTTCCCAAAGCTGCTTCTCACAGGGCATGTCTGCCTGACCAGCTTGGCAGCCCTCTGCTGAACTTGCTCCAGTTTATCAGTGTCTTTCCTGGACTGggggcccaaaactggacacagtatTCTAAATTTGGTCCAACGAGTGCTGATTAGAGAGGGATAATCACATTCCTCAGACTACTGGCTACGCTACTGTTGATGCAGCCAAGGATACTGTAGGTCTTTTTTGCTGCCAAGGCATGCTCCTGGCTTGAAGCTTGCTTGCTGAACATGCACCAAGGTTTTttacacagagctgctccccagcctgtaTCATTGCAAGGGGTTATTCCTTTCCAAGACTTTGCATGTCTTGTTGAATTTCATATGGTTCCTGTCCACCCATTCCTCTTGTCTGTTTAGGTATCCTTgtgtggcagctctgccctcgAGAGCATTGACTGTACCATCCAatttggtgtcatctgcaaactcgATGAGCATGTAATTTTAGAGAGTCACTGCCAaagataataggaaaaaaacaagtttcagGATAGGCCCCTATGTTACTCCATTGCTACAACATTTTTGCTACCTTCTGAGCATGATGATCCAACCAGTTGTTAACTCCTCTAATTGTCCATCCATCCAGACTGTAACATCATGAGAGTATTCTCTGAGAGTATTGATAAGCTTTGCTACAGTCAAGGGAAATGGCACCCACCATTCTCCCCTGGTCTGCAAATCCAGTCATTTtgttaaagggaaaaacagattGGTCTGGCATAATTTACATTTGATAACTGCATGCTTATAGTTACTAGCTACCATAATCCTTCATATGCCCAGATATGTGTTCTTAGAAGactttgcattattttcttgAGGAACATAGTGAGTCTGATGAACTTGTGGTCTCTCAAACTGTCCTCATGGGTTTAGGTTTtaggtttgtttggttttgcttttgtttttcaattattttcttttctccatttgtCAGGGACCTTACCTGGTCACCCTGACTTTTCAAAGGTGATATCAAGTTGTCTTATAAGGGCATTTGCCAGTTCTATTAAAGCTCTTGGATACAATCCAATCCATTTGGTTCAATGTTTTTGAACATACTCAGTACTGTCAAGTGAAGCCTGATTTGATCTTTAtccactgctggcagctcttttctgaaaaatttctcTAATCAGTGTTGgtaaagactgaggcaaagaaggcacAGAGTACTTGTGTTTTATCTGAGCCCACACTGTTGTAAAATCTGCCTTTCAGCAAAGGTCCCTCATTTTCTTAGTTCAGCAGGTGAAGCTCCTTTACATTCCTTGTAATTGTCAATTCTAGCTGAGCTTTGGTTTTCCTGATAACATCCCTAAATGCCCAGGTGATGTTTCTAGATCATTGTAATGTGTCCCTTCTTCACCATTGTTTGTGAAGCCCTTTTACATTCAAGCTCTGTCATCAGTTCACTGTTTAGCCAAGCTGGTCTGCTgatatttctgcatattttcctAAGTGTTGTGATGGAATGGTCCTGTGCTCATAATATTattatagtataatataatttATGTTATTATAATTAATAACAGCTTGCCTGAGCGCCTTTGCCTTTTAGAACTTTCTCACAGGAAATTCAATGGCTGCTCATCAAGATTTATTCTAAAAAGCATACTTGTTTACTTTTATAGCAACTTTGTCACCAGACTTGGGTAGCAAAGCTTGGGATGGAGAATATGAAGAGTCACTCTAATTTCTTCCAATGAGCTGAATGAGAAATTTTAGCCAATACAGCAAAAATAGCAGTAGCATGATGGAAAAATACTCTGCAACAGGTTTCTTTTCTTGCGTGTTTTTGTTATGAATATAATAACCTGTAAAGCTCCAAAGGTTCTAAGGAAGAGTCTTCACTTAATTTTGATATCTGTTAGAAAATTAGATTAATAATCATACATGCATTACTGGAGGTGGAATTTTTGAGTACTCTGAGTGCTCTGATAtagttttttcctttacagatGTTTGAAATCTAGATAAGTTTAGTGGTATGATCTAAATTAACATGGTGTGccaatttatttaaaatttatgctTATAAGAAATAAGCCTTTAGATTTGCTTTAAAAGCACATTTACTGCTCTGTTAAAAACATTTGTATAGTATTTCTTCCTAGACACATTTTGTCTCATTCTTCTACCTAGTTAGATTGGGCTCTAGTTGACATCTTGCTGACTTGTTTTGAGAATGGAATTACTGCTACTCTCTTTCTATAGCTCTAAATTAACAATTGCTCAGTTACCCAATTTTTTATGTTCTAAAGCTTCTTTTAAATCCAtaacaaggaaaaaaggctGTGATCTCTTCCCACCCTGTGATTACTGGGTGTTTGTGATTTCTTTTAAGACACTTGCTCCCACTACCTATGTCAGATTGCTATATAGTTGTCATCtattttttatctctgttgAAGTTGAAATGAATGAATGACAATGTTGACCTTAATATAATAGAATTTTGACatgttcttttctgttcttggaATAGACTTCAGGACTCTGTTCTGTTTTTTATCAGGTTTTGAATATTGTCCATATCCTCaacatttctttcccttgtttTAGCTATTTTAGTATTTTCCaaaaaagatgtattttcagaaaataaaaaattgcttctGCATCATAACTTTTCACACCAAGGCCTGAGTTCTGAAGAAAGAGCTCTTGCCAATGTAATTTAGATTTTTGGTAAGCAGAGGAGCTTGTTGATATGACAATCTCAGTGAGAACAAAATAGACAAGGTGTGCTAATTACTTCTACATAAGAAAAGATGGTTTGATAAGGAAAATGAGATAGAAAAAAGTAAGGTTGGGACTCAGATGATGTAAGGCAAAAAGGGTTCAAGGGGGTACAAGATCTGGCAATATTTTTAGTAGAAGAAACCAGTGACAGAAGATCAGATTTGCTAGTGCCTGAGTAACAAGTGGAGTTTTTACAttgcactattttttttaaaactctttagAAGCCCTAGTGCAAATAAGGCATTTCTAACATATGATTAATTTTATCTATATGTagacatttgtttttctttagctATGAGACAGGTGAATTCTGCTTGAGTTGTCTACCGTTTTAGTGCTCAAAAAGCTGAAGAAGGTAAGCTACTCCTTCTGTCAGTTGGTCAAAAATAGTTGTGAATTTTCATGCTGATGGTCACATTTGGACTTGACTGGATCCATTCATTTGACAGTTGCCACTGTACTACTGACTTCAGGAATCTGTGTTTAAACATTCTGTTG
Coding sequences within:
- the PARPBP gene encoding PCNA-interacting partner isoform X3, with amino-acid sequence MVTFQQKILHLVKCFRRQWPLFSNSERTTVCGADCMLMALQLSMAEVNKQHHGDFTVSLSDVLETWNYLLHDKLGFYENMKEPENYADVKKAYHAFLARSNMLDLIDIYQKCCSLGLLAEDESINPVQLLEFISGVMNAQENNGSVLSTPTQINRQGREHVKVTIMAKKSVCSYLSLLVNSKDDLALAHILNVPDRGLGREAFTNLKHASQERNMSIFLMATSFIRTIELGGRDSASSLYGPLRAHVKGLSNFVNFIDKLQEIVGEILNTSCK